In one window of Harpia harpyja isolate bHarHar1 chromosome 11, bHarHar1 primary haplotype, whole genome shotgun sequence DNA:
- the MSH4 gene encoding mutS protein homolog 4 isoform X3, which translates to MRPSATGPAAGGSERSGVHRAPLRLGRRPLGRGVGGRLVRMRGRAAFAAILRGGGAGGCGCASGSARAGGDGDAEAGQHGGRLQAGGRLRVLYGPRLFHVGVGRASGAGTPLYLWAAADAAQHGGQHRRLFQRWESYFGDKSSYVENASTLNLTSSSSVRGLNSTYIGKTPLSSGRSVCRSHTPLMGYSVTSSSAVSAHTVASVIVAVVEGRGLARGEVGMASIDLKNPEVILSQFADNTTYAKVVTKLKILTPLEIIMSNTACDAGNTTKLFSLITEHFKNVTFTTVQRKYFNETKGLEYIEQLCASEFSTIFMEVQSKYYCLAAAAALLKYVEFIQNSVYAPKSLKVRFQGSEKTAMIDSSSAQNLELVINNRDSRNGHTLFGILNYTKTPGGSRRLRSNILEPLVDAETINTRLDCVQELLQDEELFFGLQAVISKFLDTEQLLSVLVQIPKQDTVKTAESKITNLIYLKHTLELVEPLKAALRSCNTPLLKAYCNSLEDTRFQIILEKITTVINDDTRYTKGCLSMRTQKCYAVKPNINEFLDIARRTYTEIVDDIAGMITQLAEKYNLPLKTSFSSTRGFFIQMNVDCSTLPNGQLPSEFTKITKMKNTYSFTSADLIKMNERCQESLREIYHMTYLIVCKLLNEIYEHIHCLYKLSDIVSMLDMLLSFAHACTLSDYVRPEFTDTLAIKQGWHPILEKIAMEKPVSNNTYLTEGNNFVIITGPNMSGKSTYLKQIALCQIMAQIGSYVPAEYCSFRIAKQIFTRVGMDDDIETNASTFMKEMKEITYIIQNANEKSLIIIDELGRGTSAEEGIGICYAACEYLLNLKAFTLFATHFLELCHIDALYPNVENYHFEVQHMRSSAGNKEKIAYTYTLSKGYTEEKNYGLKAAEVSSLPSSVILDAKEITNHIAKQILHRQQSTPEMMKQRAVYHLAMRLVQTARNSRLDPDSLRIYLKGLKKKYEASCPVPRQKDEQQ; encoded by the exons ATGCGGCCCTCTGCCaccggcccggcggcgggcgggagcgagCGGAGCGGCGTCCACCGCGCCCCCCTCCGCCTCGGGAGGCGGCCGCTCGGTCGCGGAGTGGGTGGGAGGCTTGTGCGCATGCGCGGGAGGGCCGCGTTTGCCGCCATTTTGAGAGGAGGCGGTGCTGGCGGTTGTGGGTGCGCCTCAGGCAGTGCCCGCGCTGGGGGAGACGGCGATGCTGAAGCAGGGCAGCATGGTGGGCGCCTGCAGGCGGGCGGCCGCCTCAGAGTCCTATACGGGCCGCGGCTCTTCCACGTCGGGGTTGGGCGGGCGAGCGGAGCAGGCACCCCGCTATACCTTTGGGCTGCTGCAGACGCCGCGCAGCACGGCGGACAGCACCGGCGACTTTTCCAGCGGTGGG aATCATATTTTGGGGACAAAAGTTCTTATGTAGAAAATGCTAGCACATTGAATCTCACGAGTTCTTCTTCTGTGCGAGGCCTGAATAGCACATATATAGGAAAAACGCCCCTCTCTTCTGGTAGATCTGTTTGCAGAAGCCATACCCCTCTTATGGGATATTCAG TTACATCCTCATCTGCAGTCTCTGCTCATACTGTTGCATCGGTTATTGTAGCTGTAGTAGAAGGAAGAGGCCTTGCCAGAGGTGAAGTAGGAATGGCCAGTATTGACTTAAAAAATCCTGAGGTGATATTATCACAGTTTGCAGACAATACAACTTATGCCAAG gtTGTTACTAAGCTCAAGATTTTAACACCACTAGAAATAATAATGTCAAACACTGCTTGTGATGCAGGGAACACAACAAAATTGTTCAGTCTGATAACAGAACATTTCAAG AATGTGACTTTTACAACTGtccaaagaaaatacttcaaTGAAACAAAGGGTTTGGAATACATAGAACAATTGTGTGCATCTGAATTCAGCACCATTTTCATGGAGGTTCAATCAAA GTATTACTgtcttgcagctgctgcagctttgctAAAATATGTTGAATTTATTCAAAATTCAGTTTATGCTCCTAAATCACTCAAGGTGCGTTTCCAGGGGAGTGAGAAAACAGCTATGATAGATTCATCATCAGCGCAAAATCTTGAACTAGTAATTAATAACAGAGATTCTCG gaatGGTCACACGCTTTTTGGCATCCTAAATTACACTAAAACTCCAGGTGGAAGTCGAAGACTTAGATCCAATATCCTGGAGCCACTAGTTGATGCTGAAACAATTAACACGAGACTGGACTGTGTTCAGGAATTACTCCAGGATGAGGAGCTCTTTTTTGGTCTTCAAGCAG TTATCTCAAAATTCCTGGATACAGAACAACTACTTTCAGTTTTGGTACAAATTCCAAAGCAGGATACA GTTAAAACTGCTGAATCAAAAATAACTAATTTAATCTACCTGAAGCATACTCTAGAACTTGTGGAGCCTCTAAAA GCTGCTTTAAGAAGCTGTAACACACCACTGCTAAAGGCTTATTGCAATTCCCTTGAAGATACAAG ATTCCAAATTATACTTGAAAAGATTACAACTGTAATTAATGATGATACAAGGTACACAAAAGGATGTCTGAGTATGAGGACCCAGAAATGTTATGCTGTTAAGCCTAACATCAATGAATTCCTTGACATAGCTCGTAGAACATACACAGAAATTGTTGATGACATAGCAG GTATGATAACACAACTTGCAGAAAAGTACAACCTACCATTGAAAACAAGTTTCAGCTCTACTCGTGGATTTTTTATCCAGATGAATGTTGATTGTTCAACATTACCCAATGGCCAACTTCCTTCAGAATTTACAAAG AtcactaaaatgaaaaacacatataGCTTCACTTCAGCagatttaataaaaatgaatgaaagatgTCAGGAGTCCTTGAGAGAAATATATCACATGACCTACTT AATAGTGTGTAAACTACTGAATGAGATCTATGAACACATTCATTGCCTATACAAGCTGTCTGACATTGTCTCAATGCTGGATATGCTGCTTTCATTTGCCCATGCCTGCACTCTTTCTGATTATG tTCGTCCAGAATTTACGGATACTTTAGCGATCAAGCAGGGTTGGCATCCCATTCTTGAAAAGATAGCTATGGAAAAACCTGTATCTAACAACACATATCTGACAGAGGGTAACAATTTTGTCATTATTACAGGACCAAATATGAGTGGAAAATCAACATACCTAAAACAGATTGCTCTCTGTCAAATTATGGCACAGATTG GTTCCTACGTCCCAGCAGAGTATTGTTCTTTTCGAATTGCAAAGCAAATTTTTACCAGAGTAGGTATGGATGATGATATAGAAACAAATGCATCAACATTcatgaaggaaatgaaagag aTAACATACATCATACAAAATGCTAATGAAAAATCACTCATCATAATTGATGAACTCGGCAGAGGTACCAGTGCTGAAGAAGGTATTGGCATTTGTTATGCTGCCTGTGAATATCTGTTGAATTTAAAG GCATTTACATTGTTTGCTACACATTTCCTGGAACTGTGTCATATAGATGCTTTGTATCCCAATGTGGAAAATTACCATTTTGAAGTGCAACATATGAGAAGCAGTGCTggaaataaggagaaaattgCTTACACTTACACACTCTCTAAAGGATATACAGAGGAAAAGAACTACG
- the MSH4 gene encoding mutS protein homolog 4 isoform X1, which produces MLKQGSMVGACRRAAASESYTGRGSSTSGLGGRAEQAPRYTFGLLQTPRSTADSTGDFSSGGVRPGSSSGEGLAPSRVAKGSRVKPSVPGRGESYFGDKSSYVENASTLNLTSSSSVRGLNSTYIGKTPLSSGRSVCRSHTPLMGYSVTSSSAVSAHTVASVIVAVVEGRGLARGEVGMASIDLKNPEVILSQFADNTTYAKVVTKLKILTPLEIIMSNTACDAGNTTKLFSLITEHFKNVTFTTVQRKYFNETKGLEYIEQLCASEFSTIFMEVQSKYYCLAAAAALLKYVEFIQNSVYAPKSLKVRFQGSEKTAMIDSSSAQNLELVINNRDSRNGHTLFGILNYTKTPGGSRRLRSNILEPLVDAETINTRLDCVQELLQDEELFFGLQAVISKFLDTEQLLSVLVQIPKQDTVKTAESKITNLIYLKHTLELVEPLKAALRSCNTPLLKAYCNSLEDTRFQIILEKITTVINDDTRYTKGCLSMRTQKCYAVKPNINEFLDIARRTYTEIVDDIAGMITQLAEKYNLPLKTSFSSTRGFFIQMNVDCSTLPNGQLPSEFTKITKMKNTYSFTSADLIKMNERCQESLREIYHMTYLIVCKLLNEIYEHIHCLYKLSDIVSMLDMLLSFAHACTLSDYVRPEFTDTLAIKQGWHPILEKIAMEKPVSNNTYLTEGNNFVIITGPNMSGKSTYLKQIALCQIMAQIGSYVPAEYCSFRIAKQIFTRVGMDDDIETNASTFMKEMKEITYIIQNANEKSLIIIDELGRGTSAEEGIGICYAACEYLLNLKAFTLFATHFLELCHIDALYPNVENYHFEVQHMRSSAGNKEKIAYTYTLSKGYTEEKNYGLKAAEVSSLPSSVILDAKEITNHIAKQILHRQQSTPEMMKQRAVYHLAMRLVQTARNSRLDPDSLRIYLKGLKKKYEASCPVPRQKDEQQ; this is translated from the exons ATGCTGAAGCAGGGCAGCATGGTGGGCGCCTGCAGGCGGGCGGCCGCCTCAGAGTCCTATACGGGCCGCGGCTCTTCCACGTCGGGGTTGGGCGGGCGAGCGGAGCAGGCACCCCGCTATACCTTTGGGCTGCTGCAGACGCCGCGCAGCACGGCGGACAGCACCGGCGACTTTTCCAGCGGTGGGGTGAGGCCGGGTAGCTCCAGCGGGGAAGGCCTCGCTCCCAGCCGGGTTGCCAAGGGTAGCAGGGTGAAGCCATCGGTTCCCGGAAGAGGAG aATCATATTTTGGGGACAAAAGTTCTTATGTAGAAAATGCTAGCACATTGAATCTCACGAGTTCTTCTTCTGTGCGAGGCCTGAATAGCACATATATAGGAAAAACGCCCCTCTCTTCTGGTAGATCTGTTTGCAGAAGCCATACCCCTCTTATGGGATATTCAG TTACATCCTCATCTGCAGTCTCTGCTCATACTGTTGCATCGGTTATTGTAGCTGTAGTAGAAGGAAGAGGCCTTGCCAGAGGTGAAGTAGGAATGGCCAGTATTGACTTAAAAAATCCTGAGGTGATATTATCACAGTTTGCAGACAATACAACTTATGCCAAG gtTGTTACTAAGCTCAAGATTTTAACACCACTAGAAATAATAATGTCAAACACTGCTTGTGATGCAGGGAACACAACAAAATTGTTCAGTCTGATAACAGAACATTTCAAG AATGTGACTTTTACAACTGtccaaagaaaatacttcaaTGAAACAAAGGGTTTGGAATACATAGAACAATTGTGTGCATCTGAATTCAGCACCATTTTCATGGAGGTTCAATCAAA GTATTACTgtcttgcagctgctgcagctttgctAAAATATGTTGAATTTATTCAAAATTCAGTTTATGCTCCTAAATCACTCAAGGTGCGTTTCCAGGGGAGTGAGAAAACAGCTATGATAGATTCATCATCAGCGCAAAATCTTGAACTAGTAATTAATAACAGAGATTCTCG gaatGGTCACACGCTTTTTGGCATCCTAAATTACACTAAAACTCCAGGTGGAAGTCGAAGACTTAGATCCAATATCCTGGAGCCACTAGTTGATGCTGAAACAATTAACACGAGACTGGACTGTGTTCAGGAATTACTCCAGGATGAGGAGCTCTTTTTTGGTCTTCAAGCAG TTATCTCAAAATTCCTGGATACAGAACAACTACTTTCAGTTTTGGTACAAATTCCAAAGCAGGATACA GTTAAAACTGCTGAATCAAAAATAACTAATTTAATCTACCTGAAGCATACTCTAGAACTTGTGGAGCCTCTAAAA GCTGCTTTAAGAAGCTGTAACACACCACTGCTAAAGGCTTATTGCAATTCCCTTGAAGATACAAG ATTCCAAATTATACTTGAAAAGATTACAACTGTAATTAATGATGATACAAGGTACACAAAAGGATGTCTGAGTATGAGGACCCAGAAATGTTATGCTGTTAAGCCTAACATCAATGAATTCCTTGACATAGCTCGTAGAACATACACAGAAATTGTTGATGACATAGCAG GTATGATAACACAACTTGCAGAAAAGTACAACCTACCATTGAAAACAAGTTTCAGCTCTACTCGTGGATTTTTTATCCAGATGAATGTTGATTGTTCAACATTACCCAATGGCCAACTTCCTTCAGAATTTACAAAG AtcactaaaatgaaaaacacatataGCTTCACTTCAGCagatttaataaaaatgaatgaaagatgTCAGGAGTCCTTGAGAGAAATATATCACATGACCTACTT AATAGTGTGTAAACTACTGAATGAGATCTATGAACACATTCATTGCCTATACAAGCTGTCTGACATTGTCTCAATGCTGGATATGCTGCTTTCATTTGCCCATGCCTGCACTCTTTCTGATTATG tTCGTCCAGAATTTACGGATACTTTAGCGATCAAGCAGGGTTGGCATCCCATTCTTGAAAAGATAGCTATGGAAAAACCTGTATCTAACAACACATATCTGACAGAGGGTAACAATTTTGTCATTATTACAGGACCAAATATGAGTGGAAAATCAACATACCTAAAACAGATTGCTCTCTGTCAAATTATGGCACAGATTG GTTCCTACGTCCCAGCAGAGTATTGTTCTTTTCGAATTGCAAAGCAAATTTTTACCAGAGTAGGTATGGATGATGATATAGAAACAAATGCATCAACATTcatgaaggaaatgaaagag aTAACATACATCATACAAAATGCTAATGAAAAATCACTCATCATAATTGATGAACTCGGCAGAGGTACCAGTGCTGAAGAAGGTATTGGCATTTGTTATGCTGCCTGTGAATATCTGTTGAATTTAAAG GCATTTACATTGTTTGCTACACATTTCCTGGAACTGTGTCATATAGATGCTTTGTATCCCAATGTGGAAAATTACCATTTTGAAGTGCAACATATGAGAAGCAGTGCTggaaataaggagaaaattgCTTACACTTACACACTCTCTAAAGGATATACAGAGGAAAAGAACTACG